The Candidatus Margulisiibacteriota bacterium region GACAATGTTCAGATTTTGGAGCGGATCAAAGATCAGTACACAGAATTGAAATCGTCGGCCAACGCGAATAAAGTCGATCTAAAAATTAAAGCTCTGCAGCGTTCCAGGATCGTGCCGACAGCTGACGAAACGGTGGAGTTTGATTAGGTGTTATAATAAGTTTTGATGCGTAAAATCTTTATAACATTTTGTCTGCTGCTGACCGCCGCTGTTTCCGCTGATTTTGGCGCCGAAACTGCCGCGGCTGAAACCCGCGCAAATTCTGCCGCGGCTTCCGGTTACGCCGAAACCCGCGCTGATGCCCGAGCGGCTCTCGGCTACGCCGAAACCCGCGCCCTTTGGGTGACCCGTTTTGAGCTGATCGACACGCCGAATATTCCCGAACTGGTCAGGCGCGCGGCGGAAGCTAATTTCAACACTTTGTTTGTGCAGGTTTGCGGCCGCGGCACGGCTTTTTACGATTCCAAAATTTTACCGAAAGACACTCAGGTCAGCCATGACGCGCTGGCGCTGGTCCTGGCCGAAGCCAGGAAATATAAGATCGGTGTGCACGCCTGGATCAACACGCTGTACGTTTGGTCTGACCCGGAGCCGCCGGCCTCGCCGGAGCATGTGGTCAATAAACATCCCGAATGGCTCATGACCCTGCGCGGCGACGCGCGCAATAAATATCTCGATCCGGCCATACCGGAAGCGCGGGAATATATCAGGTCAATTTATTTGGAAGTGGCGCGCAATTATGCGGTCGACGGCGTGCATCTTGACTATGTGCGTTACCCGGGCGCTGGCGCTGGTTTTACCGAATATTCACGGCAGACTTTTAAGCGGCTGTACGGTGTCGATCCTCTGGCGCTGCAGCAAAATAAAGAGATCGCGCTGCGTTTATTCGGCGAAAGCGAATATCAGCAGCAGATGGAACGCTGGGACAGCTGGCGGAGAGAGTCGGTCAATAGTCTGGTGCGCGGCATTTTTTACGAGCTGGCCGTAGCCGCGCCGCAGGTTATTTTGACCGCGGCGGTGCTGCCCGATCCGGACAGTGCGGCCAAAAATAATTTTCAAGACTGGGCAGCCTGGATGCGCGGCGGCTATATTGACGCGGTGGCGCCGATGATCTACGACCGTGACGCGAAAGTGGTGCAAAAACAAACTATCCGCGCCGCGGAATTGGCTGACGAGCACAGTGTGCCGGTTTTTATCGGCTTGGGCGCCTGGCGACGCTCATCGGATGCGATAGTGTCCGATGTGGAGTTTTTGCGCCGCGCGCGCCGGGAAATGAATTACAAATATTTGCGCGGTGTGATTTTATTTTCTTATGACGGCATCAAGAATGTGCCGAATTATTTAGAGCACATCAAGCGCCATGTTTTCACGGAATCTGCCGCGCAGTCTCCGCCCCGCGAAAAACGTTTTTTGTCCGAGGAAAATCCCTCGCTCAACTCTGGTGAACTTATTACCGGATAAATTAAAACATTACCTTGACGGCGAGCGTGTCCGTGTCACCCGGATTAACATTGTTTTCGTAAAAAGCCAGATCGCTGTTGGAGATCACGCGGTGATAGCAGGTGTGCGCGTATTCCAGCTCAAAATTGCCGTATTCAATGCCGGCGGAAGTTTTATAATCAGTGCGGTCCGGCAGGAAACCGACAACCTTATTGTCTCTATTGACTACAGTCTGTCGTACCATAGTCTTAATATCTCCGCCCACGAAAAACGGCCCAAAGTTGATGCGGGTGTCCACGCCCGCCATAGGCTGCCCTTCGTTTTCGCCGATATACAAGCGGGAAACTGAAGCCGTGGCCAGCGCTGGTAAAATGAGCAATAAGGCCAGAAGTTTTAACATAACCGTGCTCCTTAAACCCTTTCCCCTATATAAATTTATCGTAAGCGCGCGCTGATTGTTGCATGATTTTTTGGCGGCGGCGGCTCTTGCCAAAAAATAAAGGTGTGCTATGATATTGAATGTGCACGAGTTGGTTGCTTTTATTCCCTTACATTTGAATCTGTAAGTTCAGAGTTAAGCGTCTATAACTCGTGGGAAATTTTTAAGTTAAAAAGGAGAAAGAAATGGCAGAAAAAAAATTATACATAGGCGGTTTGGCGTATGCCACCACCGACGAAACGCTGAAAGCAGGCTTTAACGCGGCCGGAACAGTGGTTTCGGCAAAAGTTATCATCGACAGAGCGACTAATAGATCCAAAGGCTTTGGTTTTGTGGAAATGTCCACTCCCGAAGAAGCTACCAAAGCGATCGAGCTTCTCAACGGCAAAGAGCTTGACGGCCGTACCATCAAGGTCAGCGAAGCCCGTCCTCAAGAGCCCCGCGCTTCCCGCGGCGGTTTCGACGGCGGCAACAAAGGCTGGTAATTTACTAATAAAAGCCGGCGACAGCGATTCAAATGCCGCCGGTTGCATAAAATCCCCGAATAGTTTTTAATTGTGATTCGTTTTTACGTTTGCGCGCCCTTAGCAAACTTCGGTTGCTGCGCAACCTTGTTACTTGCACTTAACGTCGCCAGCAAGGCTGGCTTGTTAAGTTTGAGTCAATGGATAGAGCGCAAAGAAAAGAAAGAATTGTTATGAATCAAAACATACGATATACTATTTGCCTCTTTTTTGCGCGCCCTTAGCTCAATGGATAGAGCATCTGACTACGGATCAGAAGGTTAGGAGTTCGACTCTCTTAGGGCGCGCCAGTTTCTCAAAAAGATTGAAATTTTGTAACAGGAATATTGTTACTAATACAAGCGGTAGCTACTAGATATTCCCTAGTCGCTGCCACCCAGCCAAAAGCTGGGCGGTAGCACTAGGGAAAATACATGATAGAAGCACAACTTTTCTCGCTAAATTTTTCAAGCAAAAATGCTTATACATATATTTCTGCGATGCATACTCATATGCATAATGCCTCTTTTGCATCGTGCAAACGCACATGCACAACTCCATGCAAACCAAATCACGAGGGCGATTTATGCCCACAATAAAATACATTCGGCTGTACCTAGACACGTGGATAAAATACCGGCGTGTGATTTCGGCAGACAGGTTATGCAAGATGCTGGACGGCGTGGTCGATGTAAGTATGGGCATCGAAAATTTCACGCCGCAGGACGAAGCAGAAAAACAATTTTTCGCACATTTAAAAGAAAAATTAGCAGAAACTCAAAAGGTATATGCCGCAAAAATAAAGGCTATAAGTACCCGCTGGAACAATAA contains the following coding sequences:
- a CDS encoding RNA-binding protein translates to MAEKKLYIGGLAYATTDETLKAGFNAAGTVVSAKVIIDRATNRSKGFGFVEMSTPEEATKAIELLNGKELDGRTIKVSEARPQEPRASRGGFDGGNKGW
- a CDS encoding family 10 glycosylhydrolase; its protein translation is MRKIFITFCLLLTAAVSADFGAETAAAETRANSAAASGYAETRADARAALGYAETRALWVTRFELIDTPNIPELVRRAAEANFNTLFVQVCGRGTAFYDSKILPKDTQVSHDALALVLAEARKYKIGVHAWINTLYVWSDPEPPASPEHVVNKHPEWLMTLRGDARNKYLDPAIPEAREYIRSIYLEVARNYAVDGVHLDYVRYPGAGAGFTEYSRQTFKRLYGVDPLALQQNKEIALRLFGESEYQQQMERWDSWRRESVNSLVRGIFYELAVAAPQVILTAAVLPDPDSAAKNNFQDWAAWMRGGYIDAVAPMIYDRDAKVVQKQTIRAAELADEHSVPVFIGLGAWRRSSDAIVSDVEFLRRARREMNYKYLRGVILFSYDGIKNVPNYLEHIKRHVFTESAAQSPPREKRFLSEENPSLNSGELITG